The Desulfovibrio piger DNA segment GCAACAGAAATAGCCACGCGCCCACATATGACGTCCCCAGTACTGGCGGCGCAACAATGGAAATTCATTTATCATGGCATGCGCGGTTCGGCCTTTCAGTTGTTGCATCAACTTGCTCACAGCAAGGCTTGGTGAAATCGAAACGAAAAGATGGATATGGTCGGGTGCTATATGTCCTTTGAGAATTTCCACCTGATGCTTTTCACAGATGCCGCGTATCAGCGACCTGGCTCTCTGGGCGATGTCGCCTGACAAAATCTTTTTCCTGTACTTGGTTATCCAGACCAGGTGCAGGTGAATTGAAAAAACACTGTGGGAGCCTTTACGATAATTGCTCATGCCCACAGACTACAAAAGAAACGCTAAAGCCGCCACCTAAAGGTGGGGGTTTTACCCCTCCCTGAGTGGGACAATAAAAAAGGAGCCTGTCAGTGACAGGCTCCTTTCATATCCTCGTGATGATCCGTTACGCGGGGACCTTGGGCGGACGGGGACCGAAGATGTCCGTGCCGATGCGCACCAGGGTGGCCCCTTCGGCCACGGCGGCGGCAAAGTCGCCGGACATGCCCATGGAAAGATGGGGCAGCGGCAGGCCGGTACGCGCCCGCATGTCCTCACGCAGACGGTAAAGGCGGGCAAAGTAGGGCCGGGCGGCCTCGCCCGCGTCGAAGACGGGCGGCAGGCACATGAGCCCCTGCATCTCCAGATGGGGGCAGCGGGCCAGCACATGCTCCTCCAGCTCGGGCAGGGCATCGGCCATGATCCCGGCTTTCTGGGGCTCCTCGCCCACATTGATCTCGCACAGCACGGGCTGGACCACGCCCAGCGCGGCGGCGCGCTTTTCCAGGGCGTCGGCCAGCTTGACGGAATCCAGGGTGTGCACCAAGGCAAAGGCCCCGGCCACCTGGGCGGCCTTGCGGCTCTGCACATGACCGATCATGTGCCAGCGGATGTCACGGCACTGGGGCTGCGCCACCAGATCCTGCCGTTTCTGCAGGGCCTCCTGCACATAGTTCTCGCCAAAATCCACCTGTCCGGCGGCGGCCACACAGGCCACGTCCTCGGCCGGATGCAGTTTGGAAACGGCGATCAGGCGCACCTCTTCCGGCTTGCGACCGGCACGGGCAATGGCCTCGCCCAGCCGATCCAGCACGGAAAGATAGCGCTCACGCAAGGCGGAATCATCCATCATGCATTCCTCTACAGGGATTCGGCCCCCATGCCCAGCTCGCGCAGGAAGGCCGTATCTTCCGTCCAGTTCTCACGGACCTTGACCCACAGTTCCAGGTGCACCTTGCCGCCGATGAGCTCGCGGATGTCCTGACGGGCCTCCATGCCCACCTGCTTCAGCACCGAACCGCCGCGGCCGATGACCATGCCCTTGTGCATGGGACGGGCCACATAGATGACGGCGTGGATGATGGTCTGCTCACGTTCGGGGTCTTCGTCCCAGTTCTCCACTTCCACGGCGATGCCGTAGGGCACTTCCTGACGCAGGTGCAGGAAGAGCTTTTCGCGCACGATCTCGGCGGCCATGAATCGCACCGGCGCGGTGGAGATCTGGTCTTCGGGGAACTGGGCGATGCCCTTGGGCAGCTGCTTCTTGATGAACTTGGCCAGCTCGGGCAGGCCGTCCTTGTTCAAGGCCGACACCGGGAAGATCTCGGCGCGGGGCCACATCTCGTTGAGACGGGTCAGCAGGGGCAGCATGCGGCTCTTGTCGGCGAACAGGTCCACCTTGTTGGCCACCACCACCATGGGGCGCTCGTCACTGGCCAGGGCCTCGGCCACGGGAGCCAGGTCGCGGTCCAGATATTCGGGATGGCGGATGTACAGGTGGGCGTCCAGCACGGGCATGATGACGTCGGCCTGGCCAAGGCTCTGCCACACGGCCTGGATCATGGTCTTGCTCAGACGGCCGCGCACCTGCGACAGGCCGGGCGTATCCATGAAGATGGCCTGGGCATCGTCGTCCGTCAGGATGCCCACGATCTGGTTGCGGGTGGTCTGGGGCTTGGGCGTGACGATGGTCACCTTCTGGCCCATGAGCCCGTTCAGCAGCGTCGATTTGCCGGCATTGGGCGGGCCCATGAGCGCCACCCAGCCGCAACGGTAATTCTGACCGTTCATTGTTTTTCCTCGTATATATGTAATGAAAAAATGAGTGTCTGAGCCCTGTCTCCCATATCCGGCGCGCCTGGTCAAGCGCGGCGAAGGCCCGCCCGGCCATCAGGAGGACAGCCCGCCGCAGGGCGGGACAGCACATGACGGGGCAGCTGCAAGGAGCGGCAAAAGGGAGCGATGCCTCCGGGACCGGGCAGGGAGACGGCCCGGCGACCCGTCATGCCACAAGGGAAAGGACGGACAGGGAACCGGCACAGGA contains these protein-coding regions:
- the tnpA gene encoding IS200/IS605 family transposase; protein product: MSNYRKGSHSVFSIHLHLVWITKYRKKILSGDIAQRARSLIRGICEKHQVEILKGHIAPDHIHLFVSISPSLAVSKLMQQLKGRTAHAMINEFPLLRRQYWGRHMWARGYFCCSSGNVTDEVIKQYITQQEDADETFRIEGE
- a CDS encoding YggS family pyridoxal phosphate-dependent enzyme, with the translated sequence MMDDSALRERYLSVLDRLGEAIARAGRKPEEVRLIAVSKLHPAEDVACVAAAGQVDFGENYVQEALQKRQDLVAQPQCRDIRWHMIGHVQSRKAAQVAGAFALVHTLDSVKLADALEKRAAALGVVQPVLCEINVGEEPQKAGIMADALPELEEHVLARCPHLEMQGLMCLPPVFDAGEAARPYFARLYRLREDMRARTGLPLPHLSMGMSGDFAAAVAEGATLVRIGTDIFGPRPPKVPA
- the era gene encoding GTPase Era encodes the protein MNGQNYRCGWVALMGPPNAGKSTLLNGLMGQKVTIVTPKPQTTRNQIVGILTDDDAQAIFMDTPGLSQVRGRLSKTMIQAVWQSLGQADVIMPVLDAHLYIRHPEYLDRDLAPVAEALASDERPMVVVANKVDLFADKSRMLPLLTRLNEMWPRAEIFPVSALNKDGLPELAKFIKKQLPKGIAQFPEDQISTAPVRFMAAEIVREKLFLHLRQEVPYGIAVEVENWDEDPEREQTIIHAVIYVARPMHKGMVIGRGGSVLKQVGMEARQDIRELIGGKVHLELWVKVRENWTEDTAFLRELGMGAESL